In Candidatus Contubernalis alkalaceticus, the following proteins share a genomic window:
- a CDS encoding DUF4474 domain-containing protein has translation MDHSKGTGDDTLDRLLASFGYAYDPGQDIFYSLLDAWQRNYGYFRLYDEAAALFSMIMDCEPVYFTYAGKRWLIQFWKGQYGITTGCEVGVYTTTRPDLHIPGVFKGPFFDCAGDEDLLDIECTLYKHGGTLFNRKDKHWWVTGFILGAFSEPFDLTMDIKITLKDEVMLSEFIKGLNHAGYQWEELRFEGNTVILTFAEPRTPQPVTRSPASDKVIQMKNKLLCEMYQQITAPFTHLTDKFRALEEQLPQVALMMGKNKLFYEQYGFLKNK, from the coding sequence ATGGACCATTCAAAGGGGACTGGAGATGACACCTTAGACAGGTTATTGGCTTCTTTCGGTTATGCATATGATCCGGGGCAGGATATTTTTTATTCACTTCTGGATGCCTGGCAGAGGAACTATGGTTATTTTCGCTTGTATGATGAAGCGGCGGCCCTGTTCAGCATGATTATGGATTGTGAGCCTGTTTATTTTACCTACGCAGGGAAGAGATGGTTAATACAGTTTTGGAAAGGGCAGTATGGTATTACTACCGGCTGTGAGGTGGGTGTGTATACGACAACACGGCCGGATCTGCATATTCCCGGAGTTTTTAAGGGGCCCTTTTTTGATTGTGCGGGGGATGAAGATTTATTGGATATAGAATGTACCTTGTATAAGCATGGGGGCACTCTATTCAATAGAAAGGATAAACACTGGTGGGTCACGGGATTTATATTGGGGGCATTTTCAGAGCCTTTTGACCTGACAATGGACATAAAAATAACCTTAAAAGATGAAGTCATGCTCAGTGAATTTATAAAAGGGTTAAATCATGCCGGTTACCAGTGGGAGGAACTAAGATTTGAGGGGAATACGGTCATCCTTACCTTTGCTGAACCCCGAACACCGCAGCCTGTTACCCGCAGCCCGGCATCAGACAAAGTGATCCAGATGAAAAATAAGCTGCTGTGTGAGATGTACCAACAAATCACCGCACCATTTACCCATTTAACAGATAAGTTCCGGGCCCTGGAGGAACAGCTGCCCCAGGTGGCTCTAATGA
- a CDS encoding ABC transporter ATP-binding protein — MTFSKLQGLKKLIDLFSAREKRQFGKVMAATLTMAFFQALGIASILPFINMIMEPSIINENRWLWWAYNTLGFTSIHSFIMFSGIMMLAIILTGNAISAFATWVKLRFVWQKNHSLSSSLLRKYLSLPYGYFLGHHSADLSKNILDEANELTRSFLIPILSIVTQGTVVFFIFIMLLFVNPVVTFIVAGVLVGSYVLIYLKLSKRLSRGGRSRLAANKERFTAANEALGGIKDIKVMGRELHFLDRYIVNSKKFSNLQSWNEVVGQLPRYAMEVVAFGGVIILILGLLSVAEETQEVIPLVSFFAFAGYRLMPALQEIFKAFTKVQFSKAVLHKIHQDIMEEGGRDLEEYRDINSTKPLAFEKEIELTNIAFSYPGIKEKVLQDISVRIQRNTSIAIVGSTGSGKTTLVDIILGLLTPQAGEIRVDGVLVNEDNMRNWQRNLGYVPQQIYLNDDTIAHNIAFGVPHAEIDIEAVQRTARIANLEKFIIEDLPQGFDSVVGERGVRLSGGERQRVGIARALYHDPEVLILDEATSALDGITEDSVMHAIEKISKLKTIIVIAHRLTTVKKCHKIYMMDKGEIIAQGSYEELIESNPQFRAMAAGTASSNI, encoded by the coding sequence TTGACCTTTAGTAAACTACAGGGGCTTAAGAAGTTGATAGACTTATTTAGTGCCAGGGAGAAAAGACAGTTTGGAAAGGTTATGGCGGCTACCTTGACCATGGCCTTTTTTCAGGCTCTGGGCATAGCCTCAATACTCCCTTTTATAAATATGATTATGGAACCTTCCATCATTAATGAAAACCGGTGGCTTTGGTGGGCCTATAATACTCTGGGGTTTACCAGTATACATTCCTTTATTATGTTTTCCGGGATCATGATGTTGGCTATTATTCTCACGGGAAACGCTATTTCTGCCTTCGCTACCTGGGTGAAACTCCGCTTTGTGTGGCAGAAGAACCATAGTCTGTCTTCTTCCCTGTTGAGAAAGTATTTATCCCTGCCTTATGGCTACTTCCTGGGGCATCACAGTGCGGACTTAAGTAAAAATATTCTAGATGAGGCCAATGAGCTCACCCGAAGCTTTCTAATTCCTATTTTATCCATAGTTACCCAGGGAACGGTAGTTTTTTTTATCTTTATTATGCTGCTTTTTGTAAATCCCGTGGTAACTTTTATTGTAGCAGGAGTATTGGTAGGTTCATATGTTTTAATCTATTTAAAATTAAGTAAAAGGTTGAGCAGGGGTGGAAGAAGCAGATTAGCCGCCAACAAGGAAAGATTCACCGCAGCCAATGAAGCTTTGGGAGGAATTAAAGATATCAAAGTTATGGGAAGGGAATTGCACTTTCTGGATCGATATATTGTAAACTCCAAAAAGTTCTCTAATCTGCAGTCCTGGAATGAGGTAGTGGGGCAGCTTCCCAGGTATGCCATGGAAGTTGTAGCTTTTGGTGGAGTAATTATCCTGATATTAGGGTTATTGTCTGTGGCAGAGGAGACTCAGGAGGTTATCCCTTTGGTAAGCTTCTTTGCTTTTGCGGGATACCGGTTAATGCCTGCCTTACAGGAAATATTCAAAGCTTTTACTAAGGTGCAGTTTAGTAAGGCTGTACTGCATAAGATTCACCAGGATATTATGGAGGAGGGAGGCAGGGACTTAGAAGAGTATAGAGATATTAATAGCACTAAACCCCTGGCCTTTGAGAAGGAAATTGAATTAACCAATATTGCTTTTAGTTACCCCGGTATTAAGGAAAAAGTATTACAAGATATAAGTGTAAGGATTCAAAGGAATACCTCTATTGCTATTGTAGGTTCTACCGGGTCAGGAAAAACCACCCTGGTAGATATAATATTAGGGTTGTTGACACCTCAGGCTGGAGAGATAAGGGTGGATGGAGTTTTAGTCAATGAGGACAATATGAGAAATTGGCAGCGGAATTTAGGTTATGTACCTCAGCAGATCTATTTAAACGATGATACCATTGCTCACAATATTGCCTTTGGGGTGCCTCATGCAGAAATTGATATAGAAGCGGTGCAGAGGACAGCCCGTATAGCTAATTTAGAAAAGTTTATTATAGAGGACCTTCCCCAAGGATTTGATTCTGTGGTGGGAGAACGGGGAGTCAGGTTGAGTGGTGGAGAGAGGCAGAGGGTAGGGATTGCCCGTGCTTTATACCATGACCCGGAAGTATTGATTCTAGATGAAGCTACCAGTGCTTTAGATGGAATTACTGAAGACTCTGTAATGCATGCCATCGAAAAGATTTCTAAGCTAAAGACTATAATTGTTATTGCCCATAGGCTGACTACAGTTAAAAAATGCCATAAAATTTATATGATGGATAAAGGAGAAATTATAGCTCAGGGAAGCTATGAGGAGCTGATTGAGTCCAATCCTCAGTTCCGGGCCATGGCAGCCGGCACTGCTTCTTCCAATATCTAG
- a CDS encoding VanZ family protein produces the protein MDYNMTLKKILSWTAVIIWMGLIFYLSHQPAVESSRLSQGITEVIIQAVEKVFPNLEFDLRNLNHFVRKNAHFCAYLILGFLVVKALWISGAAGVKGMVLALVICVLYAVSDEVHQMFIPGRSGEVRDVFIDSVGAGIGIGLYWMAAGRVKNAGYKRRFG, from the coding sequence ATGGATTATAATATGACTTTAAAAAAAATTCTCTCCTGGACAGCGGTGATTATTTGGATGGGTTTAATATTTTACCTGTCACATCAGCCGGCAGTTGAATCCAGCCGTCTGAGTCAGGGAATTACAGAAGTTATTATACAAGCAGTAGAAAAAGTGTTTCCCAATTTGGAGTTTGACCTAAGGAATTTGAATCACTTTGTTCGGAAGAACGCCCATTTTTGTGCGTATTTAATATTAGGATTCTTGGTGGTAAAAGCTTTATGGATAAGTGGGGCGGCCGGGGTTAAAGGTATGGTTTTGGCTCTAGTGATATGTGTGCTTTATGCCGTTTCAGATGAAGTTCATCAAATGTTTATCCCCGGAAGAAGCGGGGAAGTGAGGGATGTGTTTATTGATAGTGTTGGGGCCGGTATCGGGATTGGTTTGTATTGGATGGCGGCCGGGAGAGTAAAGAATGCAGGATATAAACGGAGATTTGGCTGA
- a CDS encoding DUF6311 domain-containing protein: protein MKTFKASRREFVLESILGVFAGAAVFLFLYGPYLLNPMYTDWLMNSGDLTQHFLGWEFFRSDAWRFPLGVTLIYGFPVGISIVYTDSIPLFAFIFKLIQPVLPADFQYFGLFGIVSFCLQGLFASLLVRRWTQNRAVILFVTVFFLLSPVMIFRMFVHTALAAHWVILAALYLFFTRKENNSLDIALWIILHVTAITLHAYLTLMVLIIFLGYLINNYLQYKDALFVLKLLISNTCMLLFTAWASGYFTVKSNAVGGGLGLYSMNLNALINPQGWSTRLYDLPTYGINSFWGQYEGFQYLGLGMIFLLFLAAVLSFLQGWEEKKNDRRSGTVFILLTCLILSLSPMVTLGQHILIEYPVPDIVYMFWSIFRASGRLFWPVYYLLFLWIFYRILNSRIDPKKAAAVIGIMLLVQLWDLSGIIAGKRDHYHHRVEYTNPLQSNFWREAAGSYKNILLLPPGHFVPPHLGYEAFAYYGAKNSMTLNAGYFARTDIAVEEYAQEQILGLQAGNMCGDSIYVFKDFSLMNNFNALIQDQKVISGMADGYFIMAYRQDTGNIINRGFHKVKAVEEIQLQEYLDLIEDHHIIFITVNEEAFGALKEESVKKMRDLGFAVDPREHEGHSYYGIGGKPVGEKSIEAVDEGILEKTICRGEPLGNYISSIDIHITSGESVSSLFIDGQQYSPNQRGVNVVLYDMQENRVTEIASFDAGTEARGTRIILK from the coding sequence GTGAAAACCTTTAAGGCCTCCAGGCGAGAGTTTGTTTTGGAGAGTATTTTAGGGGTATTTGCAGGCGCCGCAGTCTTTTTATTTCTTTATGGCCCTTACCTTCTAAACCCCATGTATACCGACTGGCTGATGAATTCAGGAGATTTGACTCAGCACTTTTTGGGATGGGAATTTTTCCGCAGTGATGCCTGGAGGTTCCCCCTGGGAGTAACCCTTATTTACGGGTTTCCAGTGGGAATTTCTATTGTTTATACAGACTCTATTCCATTATTCGCTTTTATTTTTAAACTGATCCAACCGGTTCTGCCAGCAGACTTTCAATACTTCGGCTTATTTGGTATTGTTTCCTTTTGCCTTCAGGGTTTATTTGCATCCCTTCTGGTAAGAAGGTGGACCCAAAACCGGGCGGTCATTTTATTTGTAACAGTATTTTTTTTGCTTAGCCCCGTGATGATTTTCCGGATGTTTGTTCATACGGCTCTGGCGGCTCACTGGGTCATACTGGCTGCTCTATACTTGTTTTTTACCAGAAAAGAAAACAATTCATTGGATATAGCGCTGTGGATTATTTTACATGTTACTGCCATAACACTGCATGCCTATTTAACATTAATGGTTTTAATTATTTTTTTAGGGTACTTAATAAACAATTACTTACAATATAAAGATGCTCTATTTGTTTTAAAACTGCTGATATCAAACACGTGTATGCTGCTGTTCACTGCCTGGGCATCCGGTTATTTCACCGTAAAGTCAAATGCTGTTGGTGGGGGCCTTGGACTGTACAGCATGAATTTAAATGCCCTTATCAACCCACAGGGTTGGTCCACCAGGCTTTACGACCTGCCTACCTATGGAATTAATTCCTTTTGGGGCCAGTATGAGGGTTTTCAGTATTTGGGCCTGGGTATGATCTTTCTATTATTTCTGGCAGCCGTCTTATCGTTTTTACAAGGTTGGGAAGAGAAAAAAAATGACCGCAGAAGTGGAACTGTTTTTATTCTATTAACCTGCCTTATTTTATCTTTAAGCCCTATGGTTACACTTGGCCAGCATATTCTAATTGAATACCCTGTTCCAGATATCGTTTATATGTTTTGGTCTATATTCCGTGCCAGTGGACGCTTGTTTTGGCCTGTATACTATCTGCTCTTTTTATGGATATTTTATCGTATTTTGAACAGCAGAATTGACCCGAAAAAAGCGGCCGCTGTTATAGGAATTATGCTGCTGGTTCAGCTGTGGGACCTGTCAGGAATTATTGCCGGTAAAAGAGATCACTACCATCACAGGGTTGAATACACTAATCCGTTACAGTCAAATTTCTGGAGGGAGGCAGCCGGTAGTTATAAAAATATTTTATTATTACCTCCGGGGCACTTTGTGCCGCCTCATTTAGGCTATGAAGCCTTCGCATACTATGGGGCGAAAAACAGCATGACCCTTAATGCGGGATATTTCGCCAGGACGGATATCGCTGTGGAGGAATATGCCCAGGAACAGATTCTGGGACTGCAGGCAGGGAATATGTGTGGGGACAGCATCTATGTTTTTAAAGATTTTTCTTTAATGAACAACTTTAATGCTCTGATTCAAGACCAAAAAGTAATATCGGGAATGGCAGACGGTTATTTCATCATGGCCTACAGACAGGATACAGGGAATATAATCAACAGGGGATTCCATAAAGTAAAGGCCGTGGAAGAGATTCAACTGCAGGAATACCTGGACCTTATTGAAGACCACCATATAATATTTATTACGGTTAATGAGGAGGCTTTTGGTGCCCTGAAAGAAGAGTCTGTAAAAAAGATGCGGGACCTGGGTTTTGCAGTTGATCCGAGGGAACATGAGGGGCACAGTTATTACGGTATCGGAGGAAAGCCTGTGGGGGAAAAATCAATAGAGGCTGTGGATGAAGGAATTCTGGAAAAGACTATTTGTAGAGGTGAACCTTTGGGGAATTATATTTCTTCCATTGACATACACATCACCTCCGGGGAAAGCGTTTCCAGTTTATTTATAGATGGCCAGCAGTACTCCCCAAACCAAAGGGGGGTTAATGTGGTACTGTACGACATGCAGGAAAACAGAGTAACAGAAATAGCCAGTTTTGACGCCGGAACGGAGGCCCGGGGTACTCGTATTATACTCAAATAG
- a CDS encoding glycosyltransferase family 2 protein, with amino-acid sequence MKKSISIIVPCFNEEENIELFFQETTKAMGSISSLEYEIIFINDGSRDNTGEKVKSLRKKSSRIGFIDFSRNFGKEAAMLAGLEHAGGDAVVIMDADLQDPPSLIPQMVQEWRLGYDIVYTRRVSREGEPVIRSWFARNFYKIMNRMSEVEIVDGARDFRIMDRKVVDSILLMREKLRFSKGLFAWVGFSSKCLEYENINRKAGETGWSFKKLLDYAIEGIVSFSYMPLRFASITGLSITLLAFLYMIYLIVDKLLFGNPVPGYPSLASFIIFLGGVQLLFLGIIGEYLGRIFYELKARPHYITQENLPGLLAAEKINGQAGN; translated from the coding sequence ATGAAAAAGAGCATATCCATAATTGTTCCCTGTTTTAACGAAGAAGAGAATATTGAATTGTTTTTTCAAGAAACGACTAAAGCCATGGGCAGTATCTCAAGCCTTGAATATGAAATTATTTTTATAAATGACGGCAGCCGGGACAATACCGGGGAAAAAGTGAAGTCCCTAAGAAAAAAAAGCAGTAGAATAGGCTTTATAGACTTCAGCCGTAATTTTGGCAAAGAAGCGGCCATGCTGGCAGGGTTGGAGCATGCCGGTGGCGATGCGGTTGTTATTATGGATGCAGACTTACAGGACCCTCCTTCCCTGATACCTCAGATGGTTCAGGAGTGGCGTTTAGGATATGATATTGTCTATACCAGAAGGGTAAGCCGGGAAGGTGAGCCCGTAATTCGAAGCTGGTTTGCCAGAAATTTTTATAAAATAATGAATCGAATGAGTGAAGTAGAGATTGTAGATGGTGCCAGGGATTTTCGAATAATGGACAGGAAAGTGGTTGACAGTATTTTGTTAATGCGGGAAAAGCTGAGGTTTTCTAAAGGCCTGTTTGCGTGGGTGGGGTTTAGTTCCAAGTGCTTAGAGTATGAAAATATCAACAGGAAAGCCGGGGAAACCGGCTGGAGTTTCAAGAAACTGTTGGATTATGCTATTGAGGGAATCGTTTCCTTTAGTTACATGCCCCTGCGTTTTGCTTCTATTACAGGTTTGTCCATCACGCTTTTGGCTTTTTTATACATGATCTATTTGATTGTTGATAAGCTGTTGTTTGGAAACCCGGTGCCGGGATATCCTTCACTGGCCTCCTTTATTATATTTCTAGGAGGGGTGCAGCTATTATTTTTAGGAATTATTGGAGAATACCTGGGAAGGATATTCTACGAATTGAAGGCCAGGCCCCATTATATTACGCAGGAAAACCTGCCCGGCCTGCTGGCTGCAGAGAAAATAAATGGACAGGCAGGCAATTAA
- a CDS encoding LCP family protein: MEPEPSKLKPKKPIILILAVILIAVSITGAVIAFNNWSGRSDLRSISDVVGTEDPDVDSKYPAPWKDDYEQAVKDSEDPDEEPVDELEAEDEDEEDALSQAEAEESEESKSKDVPQDAGRVVHFLLMGIDKNKEVDAISVVSVHTGQKNARMISVNRDFICYWPSADQARNGHSRISEIYSFGGSHQMMYENVRRLTGISPHFFVQVDFNGLVNIVDTVGGITINGTRYNGAQALAYSRDRSGVSAGVRSRRHLDVIFGIMNEVYSKKSMSQALNLIVKGFGFVRSTNIGIGEAKDLYSSLEGLNPATTSFYNVPWSRGDYEDGKYYVYQ, translated from the coding sequence ATGGAACCAGAACCATCAAAACTAAAACCAAAAAAACCTATCATACTAATACTGGCAGTAATTCTTATAGCAGTTTCAATCACCGGGGCAGTCATTGCTTTTAACAATTGGTCCGGCCGAAGCGACTTGAGATCCATTAGTGACGTTGTGGGGACTGAAGATCCTGATGTTGACAGCAAGTATCCTGCTCCATGGAAAGATGATTATGAGCAGGCCGTAAAAGATAGTGAAGATCCTGATGAAGAGCCTGTTGATGAGTTAGAGGCTGAGGACGAAGATGAAGAAGATGCTTTATCTCAAGCTGAAGCAGAAGAAAGTGAGGAGTCCAAATCCAAAGATGTTCCCCAGGATGCGGGGAGGGTAGTGCACTTTCTATTGATGGGAATTGATAAGAATAAAGAGGTGGATGCCATTTCAGTTGTCTCTGTACATACCGGTCAAAAAAATGCACGAATGATTTCCGTAAACAGGGATTTCATATGCTACTGGCCTTCAGCAGACCAGGCCCGTAATGGCCACAGCAGGATCAGTGAGATATATAGTTTTGGGGGCAGCCATCAAATGATGTATGAGAACGTAAGGCGCCTTACGGGAATAAGCCCACATTTTTTTGTGCAGGTGGATTTTAATGGATTGGTTAATATTGTGGATACAGTGGGGGGCATAACTATTAATGGCACCAGGTATAATGGAGCCCAGGCCCTTGCATATTCCCGGGACCGGTCCGGAGTCAGTGCCGGAGTACGAAGCAGGAGACATTTAGATGTTATTTTCGGCATTATGAATGAAGTATACAGCAAAAAAAGCATGAGCCAGGCACTGAACCTTATTGTAAAAGGTTTCGGTTTTGTCAGGAGTACCAATATTGGCATAGGGGAGGCTAAAGACCTTTATTCGTCCTTGGAAGGGTTAAACCCTGCCACTACCAGCTTTTACAATGTCCCCTGGTCCAGAGGAGATTATGAAGATGGTAAATACTATGTGTATCAATAA
- a CDS encoding ABC transporter ATP-binding protein has protein sequence MKVVECSELTKAFGSTRAVNNLSFSLAHNKITGLIGRNGAGKTTLLKMIAGYLLPNTGYIRVFSENPFNNIKVTTNLIYIDDDMVLPAAMNLADLLESVSSFYEHWDDKLARGLFEYFNLSPKQYHNNLSKGMRSTFNMILGIAARCPLTIFDEPTIGMDAAVRKDFYRALLKDFMQHPRTIILSSHLLNEIDGILDDILLIKDGEKRLHMSMDELKEYAVGLQGKEEIIAEITESTEVFYEKKMGKSSVYAAVRNGYTEEELQKAHLRGVEISSVAADDLCVYLTAKHKGGIDDVFDRN, from the coding sequence ATGAAGGTAGTTGAGTGCAGCGAATTAACAAAGGCATTTGGCTCGACCAGGGCGGTTAATAATCTATCTTTCTCCCTGGCCCACAATAAAATCACTGGATTGATCGGCCGTAACGGTGCAGGGAAAACCACGCTGTTAAAAATGATAGCCGGATATTTACTCCCTAACACAGGGTATATCCGGGTTTTTTCGGAAAACCCTTTTAATAATATCAAAGTAACCACTAATCTAATTTATATTGACGATGATATGGTGCTTCCAGCAGCAATGAACCTGGCTGATCTTCTGGAGTCTGTTAGCAGTTTTTATGAACACTGGGATGATAAGCTGGCCAGAGGACTATTTGAATACTTCAATCTAAGCCCCAAACAATATCACAACAATCTTTCCAAAGGTATGAGAAGCACTTTTAATATGATTCTTGGCATTGCTGCCCGCTGTCCCCTTACTATCTTTGATGAACCCACCATTGGTATGGATGCCGCGGTGAGGAAAGATTTTTACCGGGCACTGCTGAAAGATTTCATGCAGCATCCCCGCACCATCATTCTTTCCAGCCATCTTCTAAATGAGATTGATGGAATTCTAGATGATATTTTATTAATCAAAGATGGTGAAAAGCGCCTTCATATGTCTATGGATGAGCTGAAGGAATATGCTGTTGGACTGCAGGGCAAAGAAGAAATTATTGCTGAGATAACTGAATCCACCGAAGTTTTCTATGAGAAAAAAATGGGTAAGAGCAGCGTGTATGCAGCCGTCCGTAATGGATACACCGAGGAAGAACTGCAAAAGGCCCATCTCAGAGGAGTAGAAATTTCATCGGTGGCCGCAGACGATCTCTGCGTTTATCTTACGGCAAAACACAAAGGAGGGATTGATGATGTCTTTGACAGAAACTAA
- a CDS encoding GntR family transcriptional regulator: MQVAEWLEKEILSGNIKSDEKIYSQYQLADMFTINPATASKGLNILAEENLLYKKRGLGMFVSSHAREAIRSKRINQNLKQLALELVTEADRLDVNEEDLIKMIKTAKLQSHKEELR, encoded by the coding sequence ATGCAGGTCGCTGAGTGGCTGGAAAAAGAAATTTTAAGCGGTAATATCAAAAGCGATGAGAAAATATATTCACAGTACCAATTGGCAGATATGTTCACTATTAACCCGGCCACCGCTTCTAAAGGATTAAATATCCTGGCCGAAGAAAATCTTTTATATAAGAAGAGAGGGCTTGGCATGTTTGTGTCTTCTCACGCCAGAGAGGCGATTCGCAGCAAACGGATAAATCAAAACTTAAAGCAGCTGGCGCTGGAGTTGGTCACCGAAGCGGACCGCTTGGATGTCAATGAAGAGGACTTAATCAAAATGATTAAAACTGCTAAACTGCAATCGCACAAGGAGGAATTAAGATGA
- the galE gene encoding UDP-glucose 4-epimerase GalE: MQILVAGGAGYIGSHTCTALLEAGHRVIAADNLCNSKAETIIKVEHIAGKDMVFYEIDVTDTASVDTVFANHEIDGVIHFAGFKAVGESVEKPLDYYYNNIVSTMVLSRACMKYGVGKFVFSSSATVYGENQVPFVETMDLLPTTNPYGETKAVSERILTDAARANPGFKVSLLRYFNPVGAHESGLIGESPNGIPNNLMPFITQVVKGKLDRLQIFGNDYPTIDGTGVRDYIHVMDLAEGHVSALDHLTEGVHIYNLGTGQGTSVLQLVRAFEEAIGVEVPFEIVTRRPGDIAECYADVSKAQEELGWTARRDIIAMCRDAWRFENSYSD; this comes from the coding sequence ATGCAAATACTGGTTGCCGGCGGTGCCGGCTATATAGGCTCGCACACCTGTACTGCTCTGTTAGAAGCGGGGCATAGGGTGATTGCTGCTGATAATTTATGCAACAGTAAGGCTGAGACTATTATTAAAGTAGAGCATATAGCGGGAAAAGATATGGTTTTTTATGAGATAGATGTTACCGATACCGCATCGGTGGATACTGTTTTTGCCAATCATGAAATTGACGGTGTTATTCATTTTGCCGGCTTTAAAGCAGTAGGTGAGTCTGTGGAAAAGCCCTTGGACTATTATTATAATAACATTGTCAGTACCATGGTTTTAAGTAGAGCCTGTATGAAATATGGTGTGGGTAAGTTTGTGTTCAGTTCTTCCGCCACCGTTTATGGGGAGAATCAAGTGCCCTTTGTGGAAACTATGGATCTTCTTCCCACCACCAATCCATACGGAGAGACCAAGGCTGTGAGTGAGAGGATCCTGACGGATGCTGCAAGAGCTAATCCAGGGTTCAAAGTTTCCTTACTTCGATATTTTAATCCCGTGGGAGCTCATGAGAGTGGGTTGATCGGTGAGTCACCCAATGGTATCCCCAATAACTTAATGCCCTTTATAACTCAGGTAGTAAAAGGTAAACTGGACAGGCTTCAAATTTTTGGGAATGATTATCCCACTATAGACGGTACAGGAGTTAGAGATTACATACATGTGATGGACCTGGCGGAGGGGCATGTTTCCGCACTGGATCATCTGACAGAGGGTGTACACATTTATAACTTAGGTACCGGCCAGGGGACTTCTGTGCTGCAGCTGGTGAGAGCTTTTGAAGAAGCTATTGGAGTAGAAGTGCCTTTTGAAATTGTGACCCGCAGGCCCGGGGATATTGCTGAGTGTTATGCTGATGTTAGTAAAGCTCAGGAAGAACTGGGGTGGACAGCCAGGCGGGATATAATTGCCATGTGCCGGGACGCCTGGCGGTTTGAGAATTCTTACAGTGATTAA
- a CDS encoding phospholipase C/P1 nuclease family protein encodes MNLKQVIRPLFKIENHIELVYETSLILKNDGREDLYYFIHSTDKERGKTYRELLEQGARNADIPFSGGYIFQLFHFHHPWTHGGYLLSHSSADVTVNIFTLALNLWKAGDKAEAIYQLGRSLHLVQDIFIPQHSGVTAFNGHGPLEKWLAKNWKTYQVTGGGYYHWDKTFTSEDGTRHQLDSKNPYDWIDFGSHLSYAWYNRYFRHKKYNEDTFHKVAAKIIPHALRHSAGYINKFFYEAKK; translated from the coding sequence ATGAATTTAAAACAGGTTATTCGACCCTTATTTAAAATAGAAAACCATATAGAACTTGTTTACGAAACTTCCCTGATTTTAAAAAACGACGGCAGGGAAGACCTGTATTACTTTATTCACAGCACCGATAAAGAGAGGGGCAAAACATACCGAGAACTGCTGGAGCAGGGGGCACGAAATGCAGATATTCCCTTTTCCGGAGGATACATTTTCCAACTGTTTCATTTCCACCATCCCTGGACCCATGGCGGGTACCTGCTTTCCCACAGTTCAGCAGATGTAACGGTTAACATTTTTACCTTGGCCCTGAATTTATGGAAGGCCGGGGATAAGGCTGAAGCCATTTACCAGTTGGGCCGCTCCCTTCATTTAGTTCAGGACATATTCATACCTCAACACTCCGGCGTTACTGCCTTTAACGGGCACGGCCCCCTGGAAAAGTGGCTGGCAAAGAACTGGAAAACATACCAGGTGACCGGGGGTGGATATTACCACTGGGACAAAACCTTTACCTCTGAAGATGGCACCCGCCATCAATTAGATTCAAAAAATCCCTATGATTGGATTGACTTTGGCAGCCACCTCTCTTATGCCTGGTATAACCGTTACTTTAGACATAAAAAATATAATGAAGATACCTTTCATAAGGTGGCGGCCAAAATCATCCCCCACGCCTTAAGGCATTCCGCCGGCTATATTAACAAATTCTTTTACGAAGCAAAGAAATAA